The bacterium genome contains the following window.
TATTCAGCAGGTTGACCAGGGCAAGCACAATCATTTCCTTGTCACAGAAAATAGTCGGCATATCTTCACCGATTATCAGCTTAACCCCTTTTTCTTTCAGAGATAATTTAACCTTATCGACCGACTCCTGAATAATCTTTCTGGCAGGCACCTCCTCACTGCGATTCTGCCCCCTGCCGACGCGGGAAAGATCGAGCAGGTCCCGAACGAGCAGACCCAGGCGATGAACACTGTTTTTAATATCCAGAAGAAATTCCCTCCCCTGCTCGTCCAGTCGATCGGAGTAGTCTTCCAGGAGTGCTCCGGCCAGTCCCTGCAGTGAAACCAGGGGAGATTTCAAGTCATGAGAGACGGTATAGACAAAGTTTTCCAATTCGGCATTCTTGAGCTTCAGCTCCATATTTCTGATCCGCAGTTCCTCTTCCAGATTCATCCTTTTGGTAATATCCCGGACTATGCCGATAACCGAGCTTGTTGTGCGCTCCTGTCCCTGTATCTCCAGACAGGCGGGGACTGAAGTAATTTCAAGCCAATGGCCGTATTTATCTTTTTTAACCTGCTGCAGGGCGGATTTTCCCTCTTTCAGAATCTCTTCGATCGGACAGATGTCCTCACAGGGAGAAGTCCGGCCAAAAAATATCTCAAAGCAATGCTGGCCTACCTGGTCACCATACATATCGAGAAGTGGCTGGTTGAGGAATTCAATCTCTCGCCGCTCATTTTTGATGATAATCCCGTCTCCCATATTCAGGAGAGCATTGCTTAAGTTATAATCTTCTAATTTAATGGCTTTTTTCGGGGGGGTCACAAGGATTCCTCTTTCTTTGGGCTGGGATTGGCTCTCTCTTAAGTTATCCGTGCATCCTGTCGGCCAGCAGGTTTTTCATGAAATATCCTTTCGTTGATATACCTCATTAATAGTATTATGCAAAGAAAGGGCAAAGTCAATAAATAAACAAAAATAACTATCGGTTAATTGCTCAACAAACTGCTCTCAGCGCCTGCAAAACTAACCGCCAAAGCGGCGCGGCTGGGTAAAGCGGTCAATGAAAAGAGCAATGACATTCATGTGAAGAATAGCCGTGCAC
Protein-coding sequences here:
- a CDS encoding ATP-binding protein; translated protein: MTPPKKAIKLEDYNLSNALLNMGDGIIIKNERREIEFLNQPLLDMYGDQVGQHCFEIFFGRTSPCEDICPIEEILKEGKSALQQVKKDKYGHWLEITSVPACLEIQGQERTTSSVIGIVRDITKRMNLEEELRIRNMELKLKNAELENFVYTVSHDLKSPLVSLQGLAGALLEDYSDRLDEQGREFLLDIKNSVHRLGLLVRDLLDLSRVGRGQNRSEEVPARKIIQESVDKVKLSLKEKGVKLIIGEDMPTIFCDKEMIVLALVNLLNNAVKFMGEDNRNPSITINHTVSDNYHIFSVQDNGIGIEPKYHQKIFDIFQTLNEVKDPNSTGVGLTIVKRIIEGYKGRVWVESEKGKGSTFYFSLPVRKI